A region from the Thermincola ferriacetica genome encodes:
- the greA gene encoding transcription elongation factor GreA has product MVEKEVILTLDGLKKLEHELEQLKTVKRREVAERIKQAIEFGDISENSEYEDAKNEQAFIEGRILTLEKMLRNARVIDEGDVHTDVVSIGSTVLLKDLEFGDEIAYTIVGSAEADPSANKISNESPVGKALLGQKTGEIIEVNVPAGTLKYQIMGISK; this is encoded by the coding sequence ATGGTGGAAAAGGAAGTTATACTTACCCTGGACGGGTTGAAAAAACTAGAGCATGAATTAGAACAATTAAAAACGGTCAAGAGACGGGAAGTTGCCGAAAGGATAAAACAAGCCATTGAATTCGGCGATATTTCCGAGAACTCAGAGTATGAGGATGCCAAAAACGAGCAGGCTTTTATAGAAGGCCGCATATTAACGCTGGAGAAAATGCTGCGCAACGCCAGGGTAATCGATGAAGGAGATGTCCACACTGATGTGGTTTCTATTGGTTCCACCGTACTGTTAAAAGATTTGGAATTTGGTGATGAAATAGCATATACAATAGTGGGTTCGGCAGAAGCAGACCCTTCCGCCAATAAAATCTCTAACGAATCGCCTGTTGGGAAAGCCCTATTAGGACAAAAAACAGGTGAAATAATTGAAGTAAACGTACCGGCCGGTACGTTAAAATACCAGATTATGGGAATTAGTAAGTAG
- the dusB gene encoding tRNA dihydrouridine synthase DusB, with product MSATKDNVPPDCGFTIGNLRLANRVVSAPMAGVTDKAYRLIAELAGSGLVCTEMVSATALRYNSERTKTMLDLSGEKGPISVQIFGNQPELMSRAAKFAETQGAAIIDINMGCPAPKVVKNFEGCALMRDLPLAREIMSAVVKAVQIPVTVKMRKGWDEESVNAVELAKIAQEAGIAAVTVHGRTRGQFYSGKADWDIIARVKEAVQIPVIGNGDIFEPVHALAMMEQTGCDAVMIGRGALGNPWLFSRTVKLLETGEIPPEPSIDERLEMAKKHLQLAVAFKGEYRAVREMRKHIAWYIKGLREAARVREKVNQAISVEELVRLLDQYKESAKPCQENK from the coding sequence ATGAGCGCAACAAAGGATAATGTCCCCCCCGATTGCGGGTTTACCATCGGTAACCTGCGTTTGGCCAATCGCGTCGTTTCTGCTCCAATGGCCGGCGTTACTGACAAGGCATACAGGTTAATCGCCGAATTGGCAGGCAGTGGATTAGTATGTACGGAAATGGTTAGCGCTACTGCTCTCCGTTACAACAGTGAACGCACTAAAACGATGCTTGACTTGTCTGGCGAAAAAGGTCCCATAAGTGTGCAAATATTTGGTAATCAACCTGAACTTATGAGTAGAGCAGCAAAATTTGCTGAAACCCAGGGGGCCGCCATCATTGATATAAATATGGGCTGCCCTGCGCCCAAAGTAGTCAAAAATTTTGAAGGTTGTGCGCTGATGAGGGATTTACCGCTGGCACGGGAAATAATGTCGGCGGTGGTGAAGGCAGTCCAAATTCCCGTCACTGTAAAGATGCGCAAAGGGTGGGATGAAGAATCTGTTAATGCCGTTGAGCTTGCTAAGATAGCGCAGGAAGCAGGGATTGCGGCGGTGACGGTCCATGGAAGGACCCGAGGACAGTTTTATTCCGGCAAAGCCGATTGGGATATTATAGCCCGGGTTAAGGAAGCGGTGCAAATACCCGTAATAGGTAACGGCGATATTTTTGAACCGGTTCACGCCCTGGCCATGATGGAACAAACCGGCTGCGATGCTGTTATGATTGGACGGGGGGCTTTAGGAAACCCCTGGCTGTTTTCCAGAACTGTAAAACTGTTAGAAACGGGTGAGATACCACCGGAACCGTCAATAGACGAGCGGCTGGAAATGGCGAAAAAGCACTTGCAATTGGCTGTCGCCTTTAAAGGAGAATACAGGGCTGTGCGCGAAATGCGCAAACATATTGCCTGGTACATCAAGGGACTAAGGGAAGCTGCCAGAGTGAGGGAAAAGGTTAATCAAGCCATAAGTGTTGAGGAACTGGTCAGATTACTGGACCAATATAAGGAATCTGCAAAACCTTGCCAGGAAAACAAATAG
- a CDS encoding type III pantothenate kinase — translation MLLVLDVGNTNIVLGVFEGANLLNSWRIATDKQKTVDEYGVQIRVLFDYSGVKPQKIKDVIISSVVPPVTPILEGMAKKYFNVKPMVVGPGIKTSISIKYDNPREVGADRIVNAVAARALYKGPLIVVDFGTATTFCAISEAGEYLGGAIAPGVGISMEALFTRAAKLPRVELIRPKNVIGKNTVSSMQSGIFYGFVGQVDGIIKRIKEEMGADAYVVATGGLAELIGRESRMIDVVNKNLTLEGLRIIYERNKG, via the coding sequence ATGTTACTGGTATTGGATGTAGGAAACACAAATATTGTGCTGGGGGTATTCGAGGGAGCGAACTTATTAAACAGTTGGCGAATAGCTACCGATAAGCAAAAGACCGTTGACGAGTACGGGGTACAGATCCGCGTATTATTTGATTATTCCGGTGTTAAACCCCAGAAAATTAAAGATGTAATAATATCTTCTGTAGTTCCTCCGGTAACGCCTATCCTGGAAGGAATGGCTAAAAAATATTTTAACGTTAAACCTATGGTAGTGGGACCGGGAATTAAGACTTCCATATCTATTAAATATGACAATCCCAGGGAAGTAGGAGCGGACAGAATTGTTAATGCTGTTGCTGCCAGAGCCCTTTATAAGGGGCCATTGATAGTTGTTGATTTTGGTACGGCTACCACTTTTTGCGCCATATCCGAAGCCGGAGAATACCTTGGCGGTGCCATAGCCCCCGGAGTAGGCATTTCCATGGAAGCGTTGTTCACCAGGGCGGCTAAACTTCCCAGGGTGGAATTGATCCGCCCGAAAAATGTTATAGGTAAAAATACCGTTTCCAGTATGCAATCCGGTATTTTTTACGGTTTTGTAGGACAGGTTGACGGTATTATTAAAAGAATCAAGGAAGAGATGGGTGCCGATGCTTATGTAGTGGCAACCGGAGGGTTAGCTGAATTAATTGGCCGCGAATCGCGAATGATAGATGTGGTCAACAAGAATTTAACGCTGGAGGGTCTCAGGATTATTTATGAGCGCAACAAAGGATAA
- a CDS encoding chemotaxis protein CheX — protein sequence MKVEFVSPFVTATIKVLESELGRPISVEKGQLSIESSSYTGQDVTVLIGVIGRVQGIVMYGMSERTAKNIISEMLGQRIVVFDEMGESAIAELGNVITGIASADLEKAGYPSTLAPPTVITGRGVVISTIDIKRLQIPLITDFGEIEIGIALREKR from the coding sequence TTGAAGGTTGAATTCGTCTCCCCATTTGTTACAGCAACTATTAAGGTTTTGGAGTCGGAATTGGGACGCCCAATTTCTGTGGAAAAGGGGCAATTGTCTATAGAATCGTCTTCTTATACAGGACAGGATGTAACCGTTTTAATCGGCGTTATAGGGCGCGTTCAGGGTATCGTTATGTATGGTATGTCGGAACGAACGGCCAAAAATATTATTTCCGAGATGCTGGGCCAGAGGATTGTTGTTTTTGACGAAATGGGAGAAAGTGCCATTGCCGAGTTAGGCAATGTTATTACAGGTATTGCCAGTGCAGATTTGGAAAAGGCGGGGTATCCATCTACCCTGGCGCCTCCGACAGTGATTACGGGTCGTGGCGTAGTTATTTCCACCATTGATATTAAAAGACTGCAAATTCCTCTGATAACCGATTTCGGTGAAATTGAAATAGGCATTGCCTTGAGAGAGAAAAGATAA
- a CDS encoding ATP-binding protein — protein sequence MRSYTQLTRHDGNAILFEVVEMGIISTLWEVPLHIHAEGLRGTGKTTIMRAARQIMPPIVRIKNCLYNCDPEKPHCPNHKHLSREEIEQLGTEIVPRPFLEISHSAKIGTIAGSIDLAKITNAANPEAALLPGIIPQAHRGIIFIDEINRLADTSPEITDVLLDLMGTKPGRVQIEETGLPLVEIPVQASVWAASNPDEEPGPLQEIRRQLSDRFDLVVEMGRSHNQESIAEILQQSEQRRLSKNRVSQETIEHNEKLQKEMERIAKKYETLQMPDYLRNYIARLYVKYNLESFRAIEAIQHAAVLHCALRQRDKVLVSDIVKVIPLALRHRVDMDTLTKIMNSSADKVPNDGTPPMSFANSVKKKEPGIFSSEPDRENELNYADGDKEVAQDTAGSLFSPLKNLFSRKDKGPKVEESDSIKAAPLNKAKKIHDLNLDELLNSEEDLK from the coding sequence ATGCGCTCTTATACTCAACTAACAAGGCACGACGGAAATGCAATTCTTTTTGAAGTCGTGGAAATGGGCATTATATCGACACTTTGGGAAGTTCCTTTACACATACATGCCGAAGGCCTAAGGGGAACAGGCAAGACTACTATCATGAGAGCGGCCCGCCAAATTATGCCCCCCATAGTGCGCATAAAAAACTGCCTCTACAATTGCGACCCGGAAAAACCGCATTGTCCGAATCATAAACATTTATCCAGAGAAGAAATTGAACAGTTGGGAACAGAGATTGTGCCCAGACCGTTTTTGGAAATTTCCCATTCGGCAAAAATCGGTACTATTGCCGGAAGTATTGACCTGGCGAAAATTACAAATGCTGCCAACCCGGAAGCAGCTTTGCTGCCGGGCATTATTCCCCAGGCACACCGGGGTATAATATTTATAGACGAGATTAACCGGTTGGCTGATACGTCACCGGAAATTACTGACGTACTGTTGGACTTGATGGGAACAAAACCCGGCAGGGTTCAGATTGAAGAAACAGGATTACCCCTGGTGGAAATCCCGGTTCAGGCATCGGTATGGGCCGCTTCTAACCCCGATGAAGAACCCGGACCGCTGCAGGAAATTCGCCGGCAGCTTTCTGACCGGTTCGATTTAGTAGTTGAAATGGGGCGTTCCCATAACCAGGAATCAATAGCAGAAATCCTGCAGCAGAGCGAACAACGGCGTTTATCAAAGAACAGGGTATCCCAAGAAACTATTGAGCACAATGAAAAATTGCAAAAAGAAATGGAACGGATAGCTAAAAAATATGAAACCCTGCAAATGCCTGATTACCTGAGAAACTACATCGCCCGGTTATATGTCAAATATAACCTGGAAAGTTTCCGGGCTATTGAAGCAATTCAACACGCCGCTGTCCTGCACTGCGCTTTACGGCAGCGGGATAAAGTCCTGGTCAGTGATATTGTAAAGGTGATTCCCCTTGCTTTAAGACACAGGGTTGATATGGACACACTGACTAAAATCATGAATTCAAGCGCTGATAAAGTGCCGAACGATGGTACCCCCCCAATGTCTTTTGCCAATTCGGTAAAAAAAAAAGAACCAGGGATTTTTTCTTCAGAGCCTGATAGAGAAAACGAGCTGAATTACGCTGACGGAGACAAAGAGGTAGCCCAGGACACAGCGGGCTCCCTTTTTTCTCCATTGAAGAACCTTTTTTCAAGAAAGGATAAAGGACCTAAAGTCGAAGAATCAGACAGCATTAAAGCAGCACCCCTAAATAAGGCCAAGAAGATTCACGACCTGAACCTGGATGAACTTCTCAACTCCGAAGAAGATCTTAAATAA
- a CDS encoding vWA domain-containing protein, producing the protein MESRERHQRMTLEHYLSYYFSQNKGVRLGETTVVSNKVHSNHPATPGHIKIYIDQDAGQTYLGREEANQILHIDVFHEPARLDPVYVARRIWGALETYFNQLRDERRSELTKDECRQIVKELSEKIHVKTAGGQGTVFQLASRKGEISTSKNIIQNHVHVLAELECKYYDSLIFMVDAIEAAIINQGFEIRRVEALDHCKKEIVTEKGTGVGVSLPGFNSPEAKAHIAQQNRLQIILDLASAFGTIEEAKNFLESLTATGNIFLGSFAKKHGDGDLKQTLLDLCNHNLVKKGRFTHTLTDEGKELLEFIKYHQKELEAQVRKSIRKYQIVRHNYQTYHNSELKSRKSQLTDERRVVGLDSHAWLGELAIPETVVAATARSFLQGQRHMSIKREDIKQYGRKSFAPIDTCLAIDCSGSMVGEKIRAVAYLAQHFLLTSREKVSVVTFQETSSKVVIPFTKSYQKLVEGLRSIQPEGMTPLAKGILEAVELVKKKRARNPLLVLITDGIPNYPLWTTDAQADALKAAEMIAQNKIRLVCIGVLPNESFLKELAKIGKGNLYIVDELDKNSLLDVVTQEWQRYKYSK; encoded by the coding sequence ATGGAAAGTAGAGAACGGCATCAACGAATGACCCTGGAACATTATTTATCATATTATTTTTCACAGAACAAAGGAGTACGGCTTGGTGAAACAACAGTTGTCAGCAACAAAGTTCATTCCAACCACCCTGCTACTCCAGGGCACATCAAGATATATATCGACCAAGATGCCGGGCAGACTTACCTGGGACGTGAAGAAGCAAACCAGATCCTGCACATCGACGTTTTTCATGAACCGGCCCGCCTTGACCCCGTATATGTAGCCCGCAGAATTTGGGGCGCTCTGGAAACTTACTTTAACCAATTGCGGGATGAAAGACGTTCTGAATTAACCAAAGATGAGTGCAGGCAAATCGTCAAAGAACTTTCCGAAAAAATCCACGTCAAGACTGCCGGCGGCCAAGGCACTGTTTTCCAACTGGCCAGCAGAAAAGGGGAAATCTCGACCTCAAAAAATATAATTCAAAACCACGTCCACGTGCTTGCGGAATTAGAATGTAAATATTACGACAGCCTTATATTTATGGTAGATGCCATTGAAGCAGCCATTATCAACCAAGGCTTTGAAATTCGCCGGGTGGAAGCCCTGGACCACTGTAAAAAAGAAATTGTCACCGAAAAGGGAACGGGCGTAGGGGTAAGCTTACCGGGTTTTAACTCGCCGGAAGCAAAGGCCCATATAGCCCAACAAAACAGGCTGCAAATTATCCTGGACCTCGCCTCTGCTTTCGGCACCATTGAAGAAGCGAAAAACTTTTTGGAGTCCCTGACTGCTACCGGGAATATTTTCCTTGGTTCCTTCGCCAAAAAGCACGGGGACGGCGATTTAAAACAAACCCTCCTGGACTTGTGCAACCATAACCTTGTCAAAAAAGGCAGATTCACCCATACCCTTACTGACGAAGGAAAAGAACTCCTGGAATTCATAAAATATCATCAAAAAGAACTGGAAGCCCAGGTCAGGAAATCCATCAGAAAGTACCAGATTGTTCGCCACAACTACCAAACTTATCATAACTCGGAACTCAAATCCCGTAAAAGCCAGCTAACCGACGAAAGAAGAGTTGTCGGCTTAGACAGCCACGCCTGGCTGGGCGAACTGGCCATTCCGGAAACAGTAGTAGCAGCCACTGCCCGCAGTTTTCTGCAAGGACAGAGACATATGTCCATTAAACGAGAAGACATCAAGCAGTATGGGCGAAAATCTTTTGCTCCCATTGATACCTGTCTGGCCATAGACTGCAGCGGCAGTATGGTTGGCGAAAAAATAAGGGCTGTAGCTTACCTGGCCCAGCATTTTCTCCTGACTTCCAGGGAAAAAGTTAGCGTGGTAACCTTTCAGGAAACAAGTTCGAAGGTAGTCATTCCTTTTACCAAAAGTTACCAAAAACTAGTAGAGGGTTTGCGGTCTATCCAACCCGAAGGTATGACTCCTCTAGCCAAAGGTATTCTGGAAGCAGTAGAACTGGTCAAGAAAAAACGGGCCAGGAACCCTTTGCTGGTGTTAATCACCGATGGTATTCCCAACTACCCGCTATGGACTACCGATGCCCAGGCTGATGCCTTAAAAGCAGCGGAAATGATCGCCCAAAATAAGATTCGCCTGGTTTGCATTGGTGTGCTGCCGAACGAATCTTTCTTGAAGGAACTTGCCAAAATCGGCAAGGGCAACCTGTATATCGTCGATGAACTGGATAAAAACAGCCTTCTTGACGTAGTAACCCAGGAATGGCAGAGATATAAATATAGTAAATGA
- a CDS encoding biotin transporter BioY produces MRLTIRDMAFVSLFTALAVSAALVLRFGGEAVVPFSLLPLVVMLAGSLLGARLGALSMIVYILLGLVGVPVFAKPPYGGLTYILQPSFGFLPGFVAAAYVIGRILERKEQKSFLSYFLASVVGIVVIYIIGIPYLYIILNFYLGKAVSVMQALKIGFLPFILFDLAKAVVTALIARPVAEQVRTARISRS; encoded by the coding sequence ATGCGGCTAACAATTCGTGACATGGCTTTTGTTTCTCTGTTTACCGCTTTGGCCGTTTCAGCGGCTTTGGTACTGCGGTTCGGTGGAGAGGCAGTGGTACCCTTTAGTCTGCTACCTTTAGTTGTTATGCTTGCCGGTTCGTTGCTGGGGGCCCGCTTAGGCGCATTAAGTATGATAGTTTATATTCTGTTGGGATTGGTGGGGGTCCCTGTTTTTGCGAAACCGCCTTATGGTGGGCTAACTTATATTTTACAGCCTTCCTTTGGTTTTTTACCTGGTTTTGTTGCTGCAGCATATGTTATAGGCCGAATCCTGGAACGGAAGGAACAAAAATCATTTTTGTCCTATTTTTTGGCTTCTGTTGTAGGGATAGTAGTAATATACATAATAGGTATACCTTATTTATATATAATTCTTAATTTCTACCTGGGTAAGGCCGTTTCTGTTATGCAGGCTTTAAAAATAGGTTTTTTGCCCTTTATATTGTTTGATTTGGCCAAAGCTGTTGTGACTGCCTTAATAGCACGCCCGGTTGCCGAACAGGTACGTACGGCCCGCATTTCCAGAAGCTGA
- a CDS encoding biotin--[acetyl-CoA-carboxylase] ligase encodes MKDEILNLLKKSERSFLSGEEISSRLQVSRTAVWKHIQALREDGYTIESRSKVGYRLVTVPDRLYPGEITAGLKTRVIGSRIVHFDTIGSTNDKGKELAANGAPEGLVIVAEEQTTGRGRLGRTWSSPKGRGIWMSVILRPEINPMDAPKLTLLTAVALARTFDSYPGIQPGIKWPNDVFIKGKKIAGVLTEMNAELERINYVVVGIGVNVNTSRAELPPEIENIATSLYIETGKSWSRKDFLTKLLEELEALYLSFKMGEYAAVVEEWKKYSVTLNKKIKVTSPGVALEGTAVDLDDDGALIVRTRDGSLKRVVAGEITFASR; translated from the coding sequence ATGAAGGACGAAATCTTAAACCTGCTGAAAAAAAGCGAGCGTAGTTTTTTATCAGGCGAGGAGATCAGTAGCCGGCTGCAGGTATCCCGGACAGCCGTATGGAAACACATTCAGGCATTGCGGGAGGATGGTTATACCATCGAATCAAGGTCCAAAGTGGGCTACCGTTTGGTTACAGTGCCTGACAGGTTATATCCCGGCGAAATAACAGCCGGGTTAAAGACCAGGGTCATCGGCAGTAGGATTGTTCATTTTGATACTATTGGTTCCACCAACGATAAAGGCAAAGAGTTGGCTGCCAACGGGGCGCCGGAAGGTTTGGTTATAGTGGCCGAGGAACAGACCACCGGCAGAGGTCGTCTTGGTAGGACCTGGAGTTCTCCAAAAGGACGGGGTATATGGATGTCCGTTATTCTACGGCCTGAAATTAATCCTATGGATGCACCCAAACTTACTCTGTTAACGGCTGTGGCTTTGGCTAGAACATTTGATTCCTATCCGGGCATTCAACCCGGCATTAAATGGCCCAATGACGTGTTTATAAAAGGAAAAAAAATAGCCGGGGTACTCACGGAGATGAATGCTGAGCTGGAACGCATTAACTACGTTGTTGTGGGAATTGGGGTAAATGTCAACACTTCCAGGGCTGAGTTGCCTCCTGAAATTGAAAACATCGCCACATCCCTGTACATAGAAACGGGTAAATCATGGAGCAGGAAAGACTTTTTAACTAAGCTCCTGGAGGAATTGGAAGCGTTATACCTGTCTTTTAAAATGGGAGAATATGCAGCAGTGGTGGAAGAATGGAAAAAGTATTCCGTTACTTTAAATAAAAAAATAAAAGTGACCTCCCCCGGAGTTGCTTTGGAAGGAACTGCTGTGGACCTTGATGATGACGGAGCATTGATAGTAAGAACCCGGGATGGGTCGCTGAAAAGGGTCGTGGCGGGGGAAATAACATTTGCTTCTAGGTAA
- the nadC gene encoding carboxylating nicotinate-nucleotide diphosphorylase produces MELNTFIVDEIIRRALQEDIGTGDITTDAIVPRDHFTKAFIHTKEDGVLAGIFIAERVFSLLSSEVDFKRIKQDGDILQAGDILAELYGPARVILTGERVALNFLQRMSGIATKTRRIAGLLSDSGTAVVDTRKTTPGLRALEKYAVYIGGGKNHRFGLYDGVLIKDNHIKVAGGIKEAVEMARAYAPHTIKIEVEVETLAGVKEALEAGADIIMLDNMDIETVKQALVMINGQALVEVSGGLSEDKVPKLAELGVDIISMGALTHSVKALDISLDVGGIKTRK; encoded by the coding sequence ATGGAGCTCAATACTTTTATTGTTGACGAGATAATTCGCCGGGCTCTGCAAGAGGATATAGGAACGGGAGATATTACAACAGATGCTATTGTCCCCCGGGACCATTTCACGAAAGCCTTTATTCATACTAAGGAAGACGGTGTTTTGGCCGGCATTTTTATAGCGGAGCGGGTTTTTTCCTTGCTAAGCAGCGAAGTAGACTTCAAAAGGATAAAACAGGATGGAGACATTTTGCAAGCCGGAGATATACTGGCAGAATTATATGGACCGGCCAGAGTTATTTTAACCGGGGAAAGAGTGGCGTTAAATTTTCTACAGCGGATGTCAGGAATTGCCACCAAGACCCGGAGAATAGCCGGTCTTTTGTCTGATTCCGGGACCGCAGTTGTTGATACGCGGAAAACCACCCCTGGCCTTAGGGCGTTGGAAAAGTACGCGGTATATATCGGGGGTGGAAAAAATCACCGTTTTGGGCTATATGACGGTGTACTGATAAAAGACAACCACATAAAAGTTGCCGGAGGAATCAAAGAAGCGGTGGAGATGGCTCGCGCCTACGCCCCTCATACAATAAAAATTGAAGTGGAAGTAGAAACCCTTGCAGGTGTTAAAGAGGCTCTGGAAGCCGGCGCGGATATTATTATGTTGGATAATATGGATATTGAAACTGTCAAGCAAGCCCTGGTTATGATTAACGGGCAAGCCCTGGTGGAAGTGTCGGGCGGTTTGTCTGAAGATAAGGTTCCGAAACTGGCTGAGCTGGGGGTAGATATTATTTCCATGGGCGCCCTGACTCATTCAGTTAAAGCTCTGGACATCAGTTTGGATGTCGGCGGGATAAAAACCAGAAAATAG
- the nadB gene encoding L-aspartate oxidase, with amino-acid sequence MIPRYIVNFDSRELPCQFTECLVIGSGIAGLYTAIRASKKMAVTVVTKKKRGDSNTELAQGGIAAAIHDADSPALHRMDTLEAGAGLCNEEAVEILVTEGPDRVRELIEMGANFDRHGKELAFTREAAHSRRRILHAGDSTGEEIQRTLNRKAEENTRITLLEDHSVIDLITVGGECLGALVWSEKEESLEIIYARAVVLATGGAGQIFKHTTNPEVATGDGVSIAYRAGAVVTDMEFIQFHPTALLLPGAPRFLISEAVRGEGAILRNIHGERFMPNYHPNAELASRDIVARAITSEMVRTGSNNVFLDLSPIDAEKVKKRFPNIAKTCGLYGIDIAREMIPVAPAAHYMMGGVKTNLNGETNIHGLYACGEVACEGVHGANRLASNSLLDGLVFGARIAEHIIRVLNKPIPNKVDVVFDRLKPGDVTIDYEWLRQQIREVMWDNVGIIRNESGLRQALDWFEKSEHILEQQIKDICYVPVVNMLVLGKLIANAALQRKESRGGHFREDYPCPDDEHWKRHIDLCKEDL; translated from the coding sequence TTGATTCCCAGGTATATTGTAAATTTTGATTCGCGGGAACTTCCCTGCCAATTTACGGAATGCCTTGTGATTGGCAGCGGTATTGCCGGACTGTATACTGCCATCAGGGCCAGTAAAAAAATGGCTGTTACAGTCGTAACGAAAAAAAAGCGCGGGGACAGCAACACGGAATTAGCTCAGGGCGGTATAGCCGCGGCCATTCATGATGCTGATTCTCCCGCATTGCATAGAATGGATACCCTGGAAGCCGGAGCAGGGTTATGCAACGAAGAAGCCGTAGAAATTCTGGTTACTGAAGGCCCTGACCGGGTCCGTGAATTAATTGAAATGGGGGCTAACTTCGACAGGCACGGGAAAGAACTGGCCTTTACCAGGGAAGCAGCCCATAGCCGCAGGCGAATTTTACATGCCGGTGACTCCACAGGTGAAGAAATTCAACGCACCCTGAACAGAAAAGCAGAGGAAAACACCAGGATAACGCTGTTAGAAGACCATAGCGTCATTGACCTGATCACTGTTGGCGGGGAATGTCTTGGCGCTTTGGTTTGGAGTGAAAAAGAGGAATCTCTTGAAATCATATACGCCCGGGCGGTAGTTTTGGCTACCGGTGGGGCCGGCCAAATTTTCAAACATACCACCAACCCGGAAGTGGCCACGGGAGACGGTGTTTCTATCGCTTATCGGGCGGGAGCCGTAGTGACGGATATGGAATTTATCCAGTTTCACCCCACGGCCCTTTTATTGCCGGGTGCTCCCCGATTTTTAATATCAGAAGCGGTACGAGGCGAAGGAGCCATACTTAGGAATATCCATGGCGAAAGGTTTATGCCTAATTATCACCCTAACGCTGAACTCGCGTCCAGGGATATAGTGGCCCGAGCTATTACCAGTGAAATGGTGCGGACCGGCAGCAACAACGTATTTCTTGATCTATCCCCGATAGACGCGGAAAAAGTGAAGAAACGTTTCCCGAATATTGCAAAAACCTGCGGGTTATATGGCATAGATATTGCCCGGGAAATGATTCCCGTTGCCCCTGCCGCCCATTACATGATGGGTGGGGTGAAAACCAACCTGAATGGCGAGACTAATATCCACGGGCTGTATGCCTGCGGGGAAGTTGCCTGCGAGGGGGTTCACGGCGCTAACCGGCTGGCCAGCAATTCATTACTGGACGGTTTGGTTTTTGGTGCCCGGATTGCTGAGCATATAATTCGCGTTTTAAATAAGCCTATACCTAATAAGGTCGACGTGGTTTTTGACCGGCTTAAGCCGGGGGATGTAACAATAGATTACGAATGGCTGCGCCAACAAATCAGGGAAGTAATGTGGGACAACGTCGGGATCATCAGGAACGAAAGTGGTCTGAGGCAGGCGTTAGATTGGTTTGAAAAAAGTGAACATATACTGGAGCAGCAGATTAAAGACATTTGCTATGTACCTGTTGTCAACATGCTCGTTTTAGGCAAACTGATTGCCAATGCAGCTTTACAGCGAAAGGAGAGCAGGGGAGGCCATTTTCGCGAAGATTATCCCTGCCCTGACGATGAACATTGGAAGCGGCATATTGACCTTTGCAAAGAAGATTTATAG